The following proteins are co-located in the Mesorhizobium australicum WSM2073 genome:
- a CDS encoding ABC transporter substrate-binding protein codes for MKKFLASTVAASALALMLGMTSARAEDTVDPNAKQGGAITITYKDDVATLDPAIGYDWQNWSMIKSLFDGLMDYEPGTTNLKPDLAESYEISPDGKTFTFKLRHGVKFHNGREMTAEDVKYSLDRVTNPKTQSPGAGFFGSIKGYDDVAAGKAETLSGVTVVDPYTVKFELTRPDATFLHVMAINFSHVVPKEEVEKYGADFGKHPVGTGAFKLAEWTLGQRIVFERNADYWHKGLPHLDKITFEIGQEPIVALLRLQKGEIDVPGDGIPPAKFQEVMADPEQKARVVEGGQLHTGYVTMNTTMAPFDNVKVRQAVNMALNKARIIQIINGRAVPANQPLPPSMPGYDKAYKGYPYDVAKAKALLAEAGHPDGFDTQLFAMNTDPNPRIAQAIQQDLAAIGIKASIQSLAQANVIAAGGDKAGAPMIWSGGMAWIADFPDPSNFYGPILGCAGAVPGGWNWSWYCNKDLDAKAAEADSVVDPAKAAERDKMWSAIYDKVMEDAPWAPVFNEQRFTMKSARMGGADNLYVDPVHIPINYDNVYVKDVQ; via the coding sequence ATGAAGAAATTTCTCGCATCGACCGTCGCGGCATCGGCGCTGGCGCTGATGCTCGGCATGACAAGCGCCCGCGCCGAGGACACCGTCGACCCGAACGCCAAACAGGGCGGCGCCATCACCATCACCTACAAGGACGACGTCGCGACCCTCGACCCGGCCATCGGCTATGACTGGCAGAACTGGTCGATGATCAAGAGCCTGTTCGACGGCTTGATGGACTACGAGCCCGGCACCACCAACCTCAAGCCCGACCTCGCCGAAAGCTACGAGATTTCGCCCGACGGCAAGACCTTCACCTTCAAGCTGCGCCATGGCGTGAAGTTCCACAATGGCCGCGAGATGACCGCCGAAGACGTGAAATATTCGCTCGACCGCGTCACCAATCCGAAGACGCAGAGCCCCGGCGCCGGCTTCTTCGGCTCGATCAAGGGCTATGACGATGTCGCCGCCGGCAAGGCCGAGACGCTTTCCGGCGTCACCGTCGTCGACCCCTACACGGTCAAGTTCGAGCTGACCCGCCCGGACGCCACCTTCCTGCATGTCATGGCCATCAACTTTTCCCATGTCGTACCGAAGGAAGAGGTCGAGAAATACGGCGCCGATTTCGGCAAGCATCCGGTCGGGACCGGCGCCTTCAAGCTGGCGGAATGGACCCTTGGCCAGCGCATCGTCTTCGAACGCAACGCGGACTATTGGCACAAGGGCCTGCCGCATCTCGACAAGATCACCTTCGAGATCGGCCAGGAGCCGATCGTGGCGCTTCTGCGCCTGCAGAAGGGCGAGATCGACGTGCCTGGCGACGGCATTCCGCCGGCCAAATTCCAGGAGGTGATGGCCGATCCCGAGCAGAAGGCGCGTGTCGTCGAAGGAGGCCAGCTGCACACCGGCTATGTCACCATGAACACAACCATGGCGCCGTTCGACAATGTGAAGGTGCGACAGGCTGTCAACATGGCGCTCAACAAGGCGCGCATCATCCAGATCATCAACGGCCGCGCCGTGCCGGCCAACCAGCCGCTGCCGCCGTCGATGCCCGGCTACGACAAGGCGTACAAGGGCTACCCCTATGACGTTGCCAAGGCCAAGGCGCTGCTGGCCGAGGCCGGTCATCCCGATGGTTTCGACACGCAATTGTTCGCCATGAACACCGACCCTAACCCGCGCATCGCCCAGGCGATCCAGCAGGACCTGGCGGCGATCGGCATCAAGGCCAGCATCCAGTCGCTGGCCCAGGCCAACGTCATCGCCGCCGGCGGCGACAAGGCCGGCGCGCCGATGATCTGGTCGGGCGGCATGGCCTGGATCGCCGACTTCCCGGATCCGTCCAACTTCTACGGCCCGATCCTCGGCTGCGCCGGTGCGGTACCGGGCGGCTGGAACTGGTCGTGGTATTGCAACAAGGATCTCGACGCCAAGGCGGCCGAGGCCGATTCGGTGGTCGACCCGGCCAAGGCCGCCGAGCGCGACAAGATGTGGAGCGCCATCTACGACAAGGTGATGGAGGACGCCCCCTGGGCGCCAGTCTTCAACGAACAGCGCTTCACCATGAAATCGGCGCGCATGGGCGGCGCCGACAACCTCTATGTCGACCCGGTCCATATCCCGATCAACTATGACAATGTGTACGTAAAAGATGTGCAATAA
- a CDS encoding ABC transporter permease: MIAYLGRRLIQSLLILLGVSLITFALLYLLPADPVRQIAGRSATPQTVENIRQQLGLDQPFVVQYWHYLTKLVSGDLGRSYIQRSEVTELIVSRLPASLLLMVGAILCELLIGLSMGLIAAVKRGTATDQTLMVASFIGVSAPQFVVGLLLLYVFAVRLSWFPIGGYGTWRHLVLPSLTMGILGAGWYARMMRSSMIDVLRQDYVRTARAKGLARGAIIFRHALPNAILPVVAMIGIDIGIFMGGIVVVESVFGWPGIGQLAWQAIQRVDIPIIMGVTLVSAFAIVLGNLLADIIAPFIDPRIKLR; this comes from the coding sequence ATGATCGCCTATCTCGGCCGCCGGCTGATCCAGTCGCTGCTCATCCTGCTCGGCGTCTCGCTGATCACCTTCGCGCTGCTCTATCTCCTGCCCGCCGACCCGGTGCGCCAGATCGCCGGCCGCAGCGCCACGCCGCAGACGGTCGAGAACATCCGCCAGCAGCTCGGCCTCGACCAGCCCTTCGTCGTCCAGTACTGGCATTATCTGACGAAGCTCGTCAGCGGCGATCTCGGCCGCTCCTACATCCAGCGCTCGGAGGTGACCGAACTCATCGTCTCGCGGCTGCCGGCGAGCCTGCTGCTGATGGTCGGCGCCATCCTGTGCGAGCTGCTGATCGGCCTCTCGATGGGCCTGATCGCCGCCGTCAAGCGCGGCACCGCCACCGACCAGACCCTGATGGTCGCCTCCTTCATCGGCGTCTCGGCGCCGCAATTCGTCGTCGGCCTGCTGCTGCTCTATGTCTTCGCGGTCAGGCTGAGCTGGTTCCCGATCGGCGGCTATGGCACATGGCGCCATCTCGTGCTGCCGTCGCTCACCATGGGCATCCTCGGCGCCGGCTGGTACGCGCGCATGATGCGCTCGTCGATGATCGACGTGCTGCGCCAGGATTATGTCCGCACCGCGCGTGCCAAGGGCCTGGCTCGGGGCGCCATCATTTTCCGCCATGCGCTGCCCAACGCCATCCTGCCGGTCGTCGCCATGATCGGCATCGACATCGGCATCTTCATGGGCGGCATCGTCGTGGTCGAAAGCGTGTTCGGCTGGCCCGGCATCGGCCAGCTCGCCTGGCAAGCCATCCAGCGCGTCGACATCCCGATCATCATGGGCGTCACGCTGGTCTCGGCCTTCGCCATCGTGCTCGGCAATCTCCTGGCCGACATCATCGCGCCCTTCATAGATCCCCGCATCAAGCTCAGATGA
- a CDS encoding ABC transporter permease: MTSPIAPDLMAGRMPAKPRAGVWRRLVKRRLALLGLVTVAIVVAGAILAPWLTGYDPNEQMFDGLTIEGSPLPPSAKFWLGTDLLGRDLLTRILYGARTSLIIGIVANGVALLIGTLVGVTAGYFRGWIGGALMRFTDLMMAFPALLLAICLAAVFQPSLWIVAMVIALVNWVQTARVVYTETSSLAEREFIDAERTIGAGAPRILFRHILPHLLPTIIVWGTLGISTTVLLEATLSFLGIGVQPPTASWGNIIFENQTYFQAAPWLVFFPGAAILALALAFNLIGDALRDILDPTQRGRA, translated from the coding sequence ATGACCAGCCCCATCGCGCCTGATCTCATGGCAGGGCGCATGCCGGCCAAGCCGCGCGCCGGTGTCTGGCGCCGGCTGGTCAAGCGCCGCCTGGCGCTGCTCGGCCTGGTCACTGTCGCCATTGTCGTCGCCGGTGCGATCCTGGCGCCATGGCTGACCGGCTACGATCCCAACGAACAGATGTTCGACGGTCTCACCATCGAGGGCTCGCCTCTGCCGCCGAGCGCGAAATTCTGGCTGGGCACCGACCTGCTCGGGCGTGACCTGTTGACCCGCATCCTCTACGGCGCGCGCACCTCGCTGATCATCGGCATCGTCGCCAACGGCGTCGCGCTTTTGATCGGCACGCTGGTCGGCGTCACCGCCGGCTATTTCCGCGGCTGGATCGGCGGCGCGCTGATGCGCTTCACCGATTTGATGATGGCGTTTCCGGCGCTGCTGCTCGCCATCTGCCTGGCGGCGGTGTTCCAGCCGAGCCTGTGGATCGTCGCCATGGTCATCGCGCTGGTCAACTGGGTGCAGACCGCCCGCGTCGTCTACACCGAGACCTCGTCACTCGCCGAACGCGAGTTCATCGATGCCGAACGCACCATCGGGGCCGGCGCGCCGCGCATCCTGTTTCGCCACATCCTGCCGCATCTCCTGCCGACCATCATCGTCTGGGGCACGCTCGGCATCTCGACCACGGTGCTGCTCGAGGCCACGCTCTCCTTCCTCGGCATCGGCGTGCAGCCGCCGACGGCGTCATGGGGCAATATCATCTTCGAGAACCAGACCTATTTCCAGGCGGCACCCTGGCTGGTGTTCTTCCCCGGCGCCGCGATCCTGGCCCTGGCGCTGGCCTTCAACCTGATCGGCGACGCGCTGCGCGACATTCTCGATCCGACGCAAAGGGGCCGGGCATGA
- a CDS encoding ANTAR domain-containing response regulator, translated as MSRTPRIPNLGGARAFVLHRPHPTVQAITRQLSAIGLVTVGCWPELAPEALAADFVFFDADLGFDEQFPWKPGEAPMPLVALIGSEAPGRIEWALSHKADAQLLKPVGNAGVYSALLIARQSFEARKHLAGEIAALRQRVAERQTIVRAVSALSKGGDDDRAYAQLRSLAMSWQISVEDAARRIVAMMEEAKTGEARTGEAHIGDESGDDQPHRA; from the coding sequence GTGAGTAGAACCCCGCGCATCCCCAATCTCGGCGGCGCCAGGGCCTTTGTCCTGCATCGCCCGCACCCGACGGTGCAAGCGATCACCAGGCAGTTGTCGGCCATCGGCCTTGTCACCGTGGGTTGCTGGCCGGAACTGGCACCGGAGGCGCTGGCCGCCGACTTCGTCTTCTTCGACGCCGATCTCGGCTTCGACGAGCAATTCCCCTGGAAGCCGGGCGAGGCGCCGATGCCGCTGGTGGCGCTGATCGGTTCGGAGGCGCCGGGCCGCATCGAATGGGCGCTGTCGCACAAGGCCGACGCCCAGCTCCTGAAGCCGGTCGGCAATGCCGGGGTCTACAGCGCGCTGCTGATCGCGCGCCAGAGTTTCGAGGCGAGAAAACATTTAGCCGGCGAAATTGCCGCGCTGCGCCAGCGGGTCGCCGAACGCCAGACCATCGTGCGGGCTGTCTCGGCTTTGTCGAAGGGCGGCGACGACGACCGCGCCTATGCGCAGCTGCGCTCGCTGGCGATGAGCTGGCAGATCAGCGTCGAGGACGCCGCGCGCCGGATCGTGGCGATGATGGAGGAAGCCAAGACCGGGGAAGCCAGGACCGGGGAAGCCCACATCGGAGATGAGAGCGGCGATGACCAGCCCCATCGCGCCTGA
- a CDS encoding transporter substrate-binding protein yields the protein MKRRIEIGILYSRSGSYQLVSDACRMGAMRAIADINADRSSGIELVPVERDPQSNADRYATLCEDIFRTSSARHVVGCVTSWSRKETIPVLEKAGGMLWYACPYEGFEANEHVVYMHACPNQHLVPLMAHVVPRFGANGFLLGSNYIWGWEMNRVARDLIADAGGKVLGERYLRIGETDVSRLIAEIRATRPNFILNNLIGTSSYAFLAAYRDLAGEDAAFSPESCPVISCNLTEGELPAIGETGKGHLSVGPYFAPRPAAFASSFEASAYASVQVMADVLSRDPDAGPAEFSKAFAERRFSTRLGPIAIDAHSQHATLPVIIGRIADGYFEVVSRQHEVAPDPYLSRYDPAKTFGRPRLRVVS from the coding sequence TTGAAACGGCGCATCGAGATCGGCATCCTCTATTCCCGCTCGGGAAGCTATCAGCTCGTCTCCGACGCGTGCCGGATGGGCGCCATGCGCGCCATCGCCGACATCAACGCCGACAGGAGCTCAGGCATCGAACTGGTGCCGGTCGAGCGCGACCCGCAAAGCAATGCCGACCGTTACGCGACGCTGTGCGAAGACATCTTCAGGACCAGCAGTGCACGCCATGTCGTCGGCTGCGTCACTTCCTGGAGCCGCAAGGAGACAATCCCTGTGCTGGAGAAGGCGGGCGGCATGCTCTGGTATGCCTGCCCCTATGAGGGCTTCGAGGCCAACGAGCATGTCGTCTACATGCACGCTTGCCCCAACCAGCATCTGGTGCCGCTTATGGCCCATGTCGTGCCGCGCTTCGGCGCCAACGGTTTCCTGCTCGGGTCGAACTACATCTGGGGCTGGGAGATGAACCGCGTTGCGCGCGACCTGATCGCCGACGCCGGCGGCAAGGTGCTGGGCGAGCGTTATCTGCGCATCGGCGAGACCGACGTGTCGCGGCTGATCGCCGAGATACGCGCGACGCGACCGAACTTCATCCTCAACAACCTGATCGGCACCTCGTCCTATGCCTTCCTGGCGGCCTATCGCGATCTGGCGGGCGAGGATGCGGCTTTCAGTCCTGAATCTTGCCCAGTGATTTCCTGCAACCTGACCGAAGGCGAACTGCCGGCGATCGGCGAAACGGGCAAGGGTCATCTGTCGGTCGGACCGTATTTCGCGCCGCGGCCGGCCGCCTTCGCGTCGTCCTTCGAAGCCTCCGCCTATGCCTCGGTGCAGGTAATGGCCGACGTGCTGTCGCGCGATCCCGACGCCGGCCCGGCGGAATTTTCCAAGGCCTTCGCCGAGCGGCGCTTCTCCACGCGGCTCGGCCCGATCGCCATCGACGCCCATTCCCAGCACGCCACGCTGCCTGTCATCATAGGCCGGATCGCGGACGGCTACTTCGAAGTCGTCAGCCGGCAGCACGAGGTCGCGCCGGACCCGTATCTGTCGCGCTACGACCCCGCAAAGACATTCGGCCGGCCGCGCTTGCGGGTGGTGTCGTGA
- a CDS encoding MetQ/NlpA family lipoprotein produces MSDPNNTLPFSPWSPLTRRSGLALLFASAVAIGSLMAPHASLAEDKKAIKVGIISGEDEDVWRVVVAQAAEKGLSIETVVFNDYTQPNEALERGEIDANAFQHQPYLDNQIKTQGYHIVRVGYTGVWPIGLYSKKYTKVADLPEGAVIGVPNDPSNEGRALRVLQNEGVIKLRDGTGILATTADIAENAKKVEIKELDAGIVGRSVEDLDAAVVNTDWALKSGLTPENRIAQEPIADNPYRNFIAVKVGNENEAWVKTLVASYQNEAVKAEFDKVYKGTGLSAY; encoded by the coding sequence ATGTCCGATCCCAACAACACTTTGCCCTTTTCCCCATGGTCACCCCTCACCCGCCGCAGCGGCCTCGCTCTGCTGTTCGCGTCGGCCGTCGCGATCGGCAGCCTGATGGCGCCGCATGCGTCCTTGGCCGAGGACAAGAAGGCGATCAAGGTCGGCATCATCAGCGGCGAGGACGAGGATGTCTGGCGTGTCGTCGTCGCGCAAGCAGCCGAAAAGGGCCTCAGCATCGAGACCGTGGTGTTCAACGACTACACCCAGCCCAACGAGGCGCTGGAGCGCGGCGAAATCGACGCCAACGCCTTTCAGCACCAGCCCTATCTCGACAACCAGATCAAGACGCAGGGCTACCACATCGTGCGTGTCGGCTATACCGGCGTGTGGCCGATCGGCCTCTACTCCAAGAAGTACACCAAGGTTGCCGATCTGCCGGAGGGCGCGGTGATCGGCGTGCCGAACGACCCGTCCAACGAAGGCCGGGCGCTGCGCGTGCTGCAGAATGAGGGCGTGATCAAGCTCAGGGATGGCACCGGCATTCTCGCCACCACCGCCGACATCGCCGAAAATGCGAAAAAGGTCGAGATCAAGGAGTTGGATGCCGGCATCGTCGGCCGCTCGGTCGAGGATCTCGACGCCGCCGTGGTCAACACCGACTGGGCGCTGAAGAGCGGCCTGACGCCGGAGAACCGCATCGCTCAGGAGCCGATCGCGGACAATCCGTACCGCAACTTCATCGCGGTCAAGGTCGGCAATGAAAACGAGGCCTGGGTGAAGACGCTGGTCGCGTCCTACCAGAACGAGGCTGTGAAGGCCGAGTTCGACAAGGTCTACAAGGGCACCGGCCTCAGCGCCTATTGA
- a CDS encoding methionine ABC transporter ATP-binding protein, with translation MDQHFIATTEAADQAATQDVVRLVDLKRRFGQTAALDGISLTVRKGEVLGIIGRSGAGKSTLIRCLNGLERPDTGEVFIEGREISRLGERELQPLRRRIGMIFQHFNLLSAKTVEDNVALPLKIEGRPKAERLKRAAELLDLVCLSEKAKAYPASLSGGQKQRVGIARALAARPALLLSDEATSALDPETTRSILALLKDINRQLGLTILLITHEMEVIRSIADRVAVIDAGRIVEEGPVWSVFADPQSDITRRLLGTVRPQLPPELAARLLPGAGTETVLRVDVAGEAAREPLLSDLAAAVPGPFRLVHGGIDHIQRQPVGTLFLSVPGSDASHLAEIITFLKSRQARVEVLGHVADPV, from the coding sequence ATGGACCAGCATTTTATCGCAACCACCGAGGCCGCGGATCAGGCCGCCACGCAGGACGTGGTGCGCCTTGTCGACCTGAAGCGCCGCTTCGGCCAGACGGCGGCGCTCGACGGCATTTCCTTGACGGTGCGCAAGGGCGAGGTTCTCGGCATCATCGGCCGCAGCGGTGCAGGCAAGTCCACCCTGATCCGCTGCCTGAACGGACTGGAGCGGCCTGACACCGGCGAGGTGTTCATCGAAGGTCGCGAGATCAGCCGACTTGGCGAGCGCGAGTTGCAGCCGCTGCGACGGCGCATCGGCATGATCTTCCAGCATTTCAACCTGCTGTCGGCCAAGACCGTCGAGGACAATGTGGCGCTGCCGCTCAAGATCGAGGGCCGGCCGAAGGCGGAGCGGCTGAAGCGGGCGGCGGAGCTGCTCGATCTCGTCTGCCTGTCGGAGAAGGCAAAAGCCTATCCGGCGTCGCTGTCCGGCGGGCAGAAACAGCGCGTTGGCATCGCCCGAGCGCTTGCCGCGCGGCCAGCGCTGCTTCTGTCGGACGAGGCGACCTCGGCACTCGACCCGGAGACGACGCGCTCCATTCTCGCCCTGCTGAAGGATATCAACCGCCAGCTTGGTCTGACCATCCTTTTGATCACCCACGAGATGGAGGTGATCCGCTCGATCGCCGACCGCGTGGCGGTGATCGACGCCGGGCGCATCGTCGAGGAAGGGCCGGTCTGGTCGGTGTTTGCCGATCCGCAATCGGACATCACAAGACGCCTGCTCGGGACCGTCCGGCCGCAACTTCCGCCGGAGCTGGCGGCGCGGCTGCTGCCGGGAGCTGGCACCGAAACGGTCCTGCGCGTCGACGTGGCGGGCGAGGCGGCGCGCGAGCCGCTGCTGTCCGACCTTGCGGCCGCCGTGCCCGGTCCCTTCCGCCTCGTCCATGGCGGCATCGACCACATCCAGCGGCAGCCGGTCGGAACGCTGTTCCTTTCCGTCCCCGGCAGCGATGCGAGCCATCTCGCAGAAATCATCACATTCCTGAAATCCCGCCAAGCGCGGGTGGAGGTGCTTGGCCATGTCGCCGATCCTGTTTGA
- a CDS encoding methionine ABC transporter permease has product MSPILFELLLRSIWETVLMTAASGLISLVFGLPLGLALIATERGGIAESPGVNRVLGAVINGFRSVPFIILLVALIPLTRLIVGTSIGTWAAIVPLSIAATPYYARIAEVSLREVDHGLIEAARAMGGNRWTIIREVLVPEALPGIVAGFTVTLVTLVGASAMAGAIGAGGLGDLAIRYGYQRFETSVMVAVVIVLIILVCGIQWVGDRLVARLDRRG; this is encoded by the coding sequence ATGTCGCCGATCCTGTTTGAGCTTCTGTTGCGATCGATCTGGGAGACGGTGCTGATGACGGCCGCCTCCGGCCTGATCTCGCTGGTGTTCGGCCTGCCGCTCGGGCTGGCCTTGATTGCCACCGAACGCGGCGGCATCGCCGAAAGCCCGGGGGTGAACCGCGTGCTCGGCGCCGTGATCAACGGCTTCCGCTCGGTGCCGTTCATCATCCTTCTGGTGGCGCTGATCCCCCTGACGCGGCTGATCGTCGGCACGTCGATCGGCACATGGGCGGCCATCGTGCCGCTGTCGATCGCCGCCACGCCCTACTATGCGCGGATCGCCGAAGTGTCATTGCGCGAGGTCGACCACGGACTGATCGAGGCGGCGCGCGCCATGGGCGGCAATCGCTGGACGATCATCCGCGAAGTGCTGGTGCCCGAGGCGCTCCCCGGCATCGTTGCCGGCTTCACCGTGACACTGGTGACGCTGGTCGGCGCCTCGGCGATGGCAGGCGCCATCGGTGCCGGCGGCCTCGGCGACCTTGCCATCCGTTACGGCTACCAGCGCTTCGAGACGTCGGTGATGGTCGCCGTGGTGATCGTGCTGATCATCCTGGTCTGCGGCATCCAGTGGGTGGGTGACCGGCTGGTGGCGAGGCTGGATCGAAGAGGTTGA
- a CDS encoding BTAD domain-containing putative transcriptional regulator, with the protein MSLVRLDLLGGFHLTSPQGKPLEMPAKKNRALLGILSVAPNQEATRHKLAALLWSDRGEEQARNSLRQALAAIRKDFAGSGADALVLVGDRIALNPKLFAVDVTEFVAASASRDVAELRRATTLYAGPFLDGLSTSDNTFEDWLREVRADLSLRAIDVFQALAESVSGTERIAISERLVALDPLREPSHVVLMRAHIALGEAALAIKRYETCRLLLKRELNVEPGDELRQLRRSMDDTSTQQTRGASGHVPVVAVLAFENMSSDASQEYFSDGVTEDIITELGRFGELHLIARNSSFVFKGKIVDAVTIAKQLSVDYLLRGSIRRAGDRVRISSQLIEARSGNQIWADRFDRELTDIFELQEEIARSVAITVVGTIRTSGVEKIRRLPITQLDAYDLYLQARVLMVRYDTTLEAEPYLAKAIELDPNVATIHAMMATVLTSKWLLEGDGNTLKIALAHGHRALKLEPKQAWSHTAVGHTLIFMGHLEEALLHLEQGVNLNPNETRARAIRGLCWSYLGRHEEALSDLDVCIARDPLNYDWFWDLRGQVLLVLGRYPEAVASYRNLHSYAFWAYAFLAVCHWRMGDGHLAAQAARQCLAARPGATVNTILIDPYRDPKILEDLRRDLLAVGIPDG; encoded by the coding sequence ATGAGCCTGGTGCGGCTCGATCTGCTTGGTGGTTTTCACCTGACATCGCCGCAGGGAAAACCCTTGGAGATGCCCGCCAAGAAGAATAGAGCACTTCTGGGCATTCTCTCGGTAGCGCCGAACCAGGAGGCGACACGTCACAAGCTGGCTGCTCTTCTGTGGAGCGATCGAGGTGAGGAGCAGGCGAGAAACAGCCTGCGGCAGGCCCTGGCTGCTATTCGCAAAGACTTTGCCGGGTCGGGAGCAGATGCCTTGGTCCTGGTCGGGGATCGCATCGCGCTCAACCCGAAATTGTTCGCCGTCGACGTCACTGAATTCGTCGCTGCGTCCGCGAGCCGTGACGTGGCCGAGCTTCGGCGGGCTACCACCCTCTATGCCGGCCCTTTTCTTGACGGGTTGAGCACGTCAGACAACACTTTCGAGGATTGGCTGCGCGAAGTCCGCGCCGACCTGTCCTTACGCGCAATCGATGTGTTCCAAGCCTTGGCTGAATCGGTGAGCGGTACCGAGCGCATTGCTATTTCCGAAAGGCTGGTTGCTCTTGATCCGCTGCGGGAGCCGTCTCATGTCGTGTTGATGCGGGCGCATATCGCCTTGGGCGAGGCCGCGCTCGCTATAAAGCGGTATGAGACGTGCAGGCTGTTGCTGAAGCGCGAACTGAACGTGGAGCCTGGTGACGAGCTTCGGCAATTGCGCAGGAGCATGGACGATACGTCCACACAGCAAACCCGTGGCGCATCAGGCCACGTGCCAGTCGTTGCGGTTCTTGCATTCGAGAACATGAGCAGCGACGCCAGCCAGGAATACTTCAGCGACGGCGTCACCGAGGATATCATCACCGAACTGGGACGATTCGGCGAACTTCATCTCATAGCGCGAAACTCCTCCTTTGTGTTCAAGGGAAAGATCGTCGACGCCGTCACCATCGCGAAGCAGTTGTCCGTCGACTATTTGCTTCGGGGTAGCATTCGCCGTGCCGGCGACCGAGTCCGAATCTCATCGCAACTCATAGAGGCCAGATCCGGCAATCAAATCTGGGCCGATCGATTCGATCGGGAGCTGACGGACATTTTCGAGCTCCAGGAAGAGATCGCCAGAAGTGTCGCTATCACTGTCGTCGGCACAATCCGAACTTCGGGTGTGGAGAAGATACGGCGCCTTCCGATCACCCAGCTCGATGCCTACGATCTGTATCTCCAGGCTCGCGTCCTGATGGTTCGCTATGACACAACCCTGGAAGCAGAGCCCTATCTTGCCAAGGCGATTGAGCTCGACCCGAATGTCGCTACCATCCATGCGATGATGGCGACTGTACTCACAAGCAAATGGCTGCTTGAGGGAGACGGAAACACGCTCAAGATCGCTCTTGCCCACGGTCACCGTGCTCTAAAACTCGAGCCGAAACAGGCATGGAGCCATACAGCGGTGGGTCACACGCTCATCTTCATGGGACATTTGGAAGAGGCGTTGCTGCATCTCGAGCAGGGTGTGAACCTTAATCCGAACGAAACCCGCGCGAGAGCAATACGGGGCTTGTGCTGGAGCTACCTCGGTCGACATGAGGAAGCTTTGTCCGATCTGGACGTCTGTATCGCCCGTGATCCCCTGAACTACGACTGGTTCTGGGACCTACGCGGACAAGTTCTTCTGGTTCTCGGGCGGTATCCGGAGGCGGTAGCCTCCTACAGGAATCTCCATTCCTATGCATTTTGGGCCTATGCGTTTCTAGCGGTCTGTCATTGGAGAATGGGCGACGGGCATCTCGCTGCTCAGGCAGCTAGGCAGTGTCTGGCAGCAAGGCCCGGTGCGACTGTAAACACCATTTTAATCGATCCGTATCGCGACCCCAAAATCCTGGAGGATCTTCGGAGAGACCTGCTTGCTGTCGGCATACCCGATGGATGA